In Leptospira stimsonii, a single window of DNA contains:
- the coxB gene encoding cytochrome c oxidase subunit II produces MTWLNLITATSFMPVQASEVAKNVDNLYLFLLVSSLISFVILIGGMTWFIFKYRRKTDTDKTAYITHNTLAEFLWSFIPLVIMIVIFWWGWVIFADLRKVHDKGDIEIHVTARQWQWTFKYPNGVTVVSPNATEKLNTLFQPNGIYVPVGKTIRLVMTSQDVLHSFYVPAFRNKMDAIPGRYTTFTFTPTEKGDFVVYCTEFCGTSHSNMLSAIRVVDSETYDKWYAAAGNVDLSKVPPAELGKKLYAEKACAGCHSIDGSRLVGPSYKGLFGSAREFEAGPGANADENYLRKSILQPTAQVVKGYPPAMPSYQGQLSDDEINALIEYIKTLK; encoded by the coding sequence ATGACCTGGTTGAACCTCATTACGGCAACAAGTTTCATGCCGGTTCAGGCTTCCGAAGTAGCAAAGAATGTAGATAACCTCTATCTCTTTCTACTCGTGTCCAGTCTGATCTCCTTTGTCATTCTCATCGGGGGAATGACATGGTTTATTTTTAAATACAGGAGAAAGACCGACACTGATAAGACTGCCTATATTACACATAATACATTGGCAGAATTTCTTTGGTCCTTCATCCCCTTAGTAATCATGATCGTGATTTTCTGGTGGGGTTGGGTGATTTTTGCGGACCTCAGAAAAGTGCATGATAAAGGTGATATTGAAATTCACGTTACTGCAAGACAGTGGCAGTGGACTTTCAAATATCCGAACGGAGTGACGGTTGTTTCTCCGAATGCCACTGAAAAGCTAAACACTCTCTTTCAACCGAACGGAATCTACGTTCCCGTTGGAAAAACGATTCGTCTTGTAATGACTTCTCAGGATGTTCTCCACTCCTTTTATGTTCCAGCCTTCCGGAACAAAATGGATGCGATCCCTGGACGTTATACGACTTTTACGTTTACTCCGACTGAAAAGGGAGACTTTGTAGTTTATTGTACGGAGTTCTGCGGAACTTCTCACTCGAATATGCTTTCTGCAATTCGTGTAGTAGATTCCGAAACGTATGATAAATGGTATGCCGCCGCAGGGAACGTGGATCTTTCTAAGGTTCCGCCTGCCGAACTCGGTAAAAAACTCTACGCAGAAAAGGCTTGTGCGGGATGTCACTCGATCGACGGTTCTCGTCTGGTCGGTCCTTCTTACAAGGGTCTTTTCGGAAGCGCGAGAGAATTCGAGGCGGGTCCTGGAGCAAACGCGGATGAGAATTACCTCCGTAAATCGATTCTACAGCCGACAGCTCAGGTCGTAAAAGGGTATCCGCCTGCGATGCCTTCTTACCAAGGACAGCTTTCCGACGACGAAATCAACGCTCTGATCGAGTATATTAAAACCCTTAAATAG
- the ctaD gene encoding cytochrome c oxidase subunit I → MSTATASHTDNYLNHEKGIWSWLTTIDHKRIGIMYFFAIMSFFLLGGIFALLVRIELFTPGQTLGFVTPDIYNRMMTYHGAIMVFMVIVPGIPAIFGNFILPIQLGAKDVAFPRLNLASWYIFMCGAAIAAFSLFTQKVDTGWTFYTPYSISNSVSNGVIMLVMGAFVMGFSSILTGLNFIVTTHKLRAPGMTMNRIPLMVWALYATSIIQVLATPVLAITLLLLVAERTLGVGIFDPTLGGDPVLFQHFFWFYSHPAVYIMILPAMGVISELVATFSRKIIFGYTAIAYSSLAIAAVSFLVWGHHMFVSGQSEFAGVLFSFITMLVGVPTAIKLFNWISTMYKGSVRLDAPMLFAIGFMFLFTIGGLTGVFLASTGMDVHFHDTYFVVAHFHYVMVGGTLMAVMGGLFYWFPKVTGKMTSDLLGRISWVFIFTGFNVTFFPQFILGSMGMPRRYYDYLPEFTSLNQISTVGSWLIAVGFLIGLAAVIHGLIAGKEAGDNPWGGKTLEWTIPSPPTHENFEKTPVVSGGPYEYR, encoded by the coding sequence ATGTCTACAGCAACTGCAAGTCATACTGACAACTACCTCAACCACGAAAAGGGAATCTGGTCCTGGCTCACGACAATCGATCACAAGCGGATCGGGATCATGTATTTCTTTGCGATTATGTCATTCTTCCTTTTGGGAGGAATTTTCGCTCTTCTGGTTCGTATCGAACTTTTTACTCCGGGACAAACTCTCGGTTTCGTAACTCCGGATATCTACAATAGAATGATGACCTATCACGGCGCTATTATGGTGTTCATGGTTATCGTTCCTGGGATTCCTGCGATCTTCGGAAACTTCATTCTTCCCATCCAATTGGGAGCAAAGGACGTTGCGTTTCCAAGACTGAACCTCGCAAGCTGGTATATTTTTATGTGCGGGGCCGCAATCGCCGCATTCTCCCTTTTTACCCAAAAAGTGGATACCGGTTGGACCTTTTATACGCCATATTCCATCTCTAACTCCGTTTCGAACGGGGTGATAATGTTGGTTATGGGCGCGTTCGTAATGGGATTTTCCTCCATTCTTACGGGGTTGAACTTCATCGTAACCACTCATAAACTGAGAGCTCCTGGAATGACGATGAACCGAATTCCTTTGATGGTTTGGGCGTTGTACGCGACTTCTATCATTCAGGTTTTGGCGACTCCGGTTCTTGCGATTACTCTTCTTCTTCTCGTTGCGGAAAGAACCCTCGGTGTGGGAATTTTTGATCCGACTCTCGGAGGAGATCCGGTTCTATTCCAACACTTCTTCTGGTTCTATTCTCACCCTGCGGTTTATATTATGATTCTTCCGGCGATGGGTGTGATTTCCGAACTCGTGGCTACTTTCTCCAGAAAGATCATTTTTGGATACACTGCGATTGCGTATTCTTCTCTCGCGATTGCCGCGGTTTCCTTCTTGGTTTGGGGACACCATATGTTCGTATCCGGTCAGTCTGAGTTTGCGGGAGTTCTATTTTCCTTCATCACAATGCTCGTGGGAGTTCCTACGGCGATTAAACTCTTCAACTGGATTTCAACAATGTATAAAGGATCCGTTCGTCTGGACGCTCCTATGTTGTTCGCAATCGGATTTATGTTTCTCTTTACGATCGGCGGTTTGACCGGGGTGTTCCTAGCTTCCACCGGTATGGACGTTCACTTCCACGATACGTATTTCGTGGTGGCCCACTTCCATTATGTAATGGTTGGTGGAACTCTGATGGCGGTAATGGGAGGATTGTTTTATTGGTTTCCAAAAGTTACCGGTAAAATGACCTCCGATCTTTTAGGAAGAATTTCCTGGGTCTTTATTTTCACAGGATTTAACGTTACTTTCTTCCCACAATTCATCCTTGGATCGATGGGAATGCCGAGAAGATACTACGACTACTTGCCAGAATTCACCAGCTTGAATCAGATATCCACCGTCGGATCTTGGTTGATCGCGGTCGGATTTTTAATAGGTCTTGCGGCCGTGATTCACGGTTTAATAGCGGGAAAAGAAGCGGGAGACAATCCTTGGGGTGGAAAAACTCTCGAGTGGACCATTCCATCTCCTCCAACTCACGAAAATTTTGAAAAAACTCCAGTCGTCTCAGGAGGACCTTATGAGTACCGCTAA